ACCTCAGCCTCAAGAGCCGCATCGCCATGGCGCAGGAGCGCGCCGACAGCCGCCCCAGCCAGGGCGAAGCTGAAGCCCAGGTGCCGCCTTTCCCGGCGCCCGAAGTCGAAGACAGCTACCGTCAGCTCGTCGATCAACTGCGCCAGACCGTGGCCAAGCGTGAAGACGACGCTCAGGGTCAGGCCCTGCTGGTACAGCACGAAGCGAACCTCGGCAATTTCATCGCGGCCTATCAGGCCAAGGAAAAGTATATCAACATCATGTCCGGCGATGTGGAAGCCGCCGATTTCGGCGAGCTGGCCGAGCTGATGATCATGGCAGCCGGTGGCTATGTCTCTCCCGAAGCGGAAAAGGCGCTAAGCCAGACGCTGCGACTGGACCCGGAAAACGGACCGGCACGCTATTACTACGGGTTGATGCTGGGACAGGTGGGACGGCCTGACCTCTCCTACCAGATCTGGGCGGAAACCCTGCGCAAGGGCAATGCCGATGATCCCTGGGTCCGCGGCATTCAAAGCCAGATCGAAGAGATGGCCGTGCGCGCCGGGGTCGATTATCAGCCGATCCAGCCCAAAGGCGCGCCGACCCCGCCCTTTGCTGGCGCCATGCCCGGCCCAGATGCGGCGGACGTGGAAAACGCCGCCGAGATGAGCGAAGCCGACCGGGCCGAGATGATCCGCGGCATGGTGGCTCGCCTGTCGGACAGGCTCGCGACCGAAGGTGGCACGGTTCAGGAATGGTCCCGTCTGATCGGGGCGCTGGGGGTGCTTGGCGATCTGGATCAGGCCCGCGTCATCTATGACGAAGCCCGCCAGACCTTTGCCGGGGACGCCGCCGCGCTTGACATGATCAACGACGCCGCCCGTCAGGCAGGGGTGTCAGAATGATCCTTGATACCTTTGAAGAATTCGCCGCCGCCCTGCCCTCTTACTCTGCGCTGGTCGGGCTGGATCTGGGCGAGAAAACCATCGGGGTTGCCGTCTCGGACCGGATCGGCGCGGTGGCCACACCGCTGGAAACCATCCGGCGCAAGAAGTTCACCCTCGACAGTGCGCGCCTGCTGGAGATCATCAAGGAACGCGAGGTGGGCGGCATCCTGCTCGGCCTGCCGCGCAATATGGATGGCAGCGAAGGAGCTCGCTGCCAATCCACCCGCGCCTTTGCCCGCAACCTGACGCGACTGACCGAACTGCCGATCGGCTTCTGGGACGAAAGGCTGAGTACAGTTGCCGCAGAAAAAGCCCTGCTGGAGGCGGATACGTCCCGCAAACGCCGCTCCGAGGTGATCGACCATGTCGCCGCCTCCTATATCCTGCAGGGAGCGCTGGATCGGATGAGGCATTTGGGCAATGGATGACGGCATGAGCGACAAGGTCTGGAAACGCGACGAAATTCAGTCGCCTTGCATCAAGATCTGTGTGGTTCACCCCGCAGAGCGGATCTGTACCGGCTGCTACCGCTCGATTGACGAAATTACCCAGTGGTCTCGGATGAGCAATGATGAACGCGCTGCGGTGATGGAAGAACTGCCGGGGCGTGCCGCCGGGCTGACCAAACGCCGTGGCGGTCGCGCTGCCCGGCTGGAGCGCAAATAACGCCGCCCGCGTACAGCGGTCAGTCAGCACAGGATTGATGGTTCACCGGTCTCCTGCTGACGGATGCCTCAGGCGGCAGAGCGCTCTGCCACCTGTGACAGCGCTTCCAACACCAAATCAGGACCGGCCCCCGGACGGTTCGCCCTCTCGGAGAGGATCCGCCGCCATGCACGCGCGCCGGGTTTACCGGCAAAAAGACCCAGCATATGTCGGGTAATCTGATGCAGCCGCGCGCCATCGCTCAACTGCCGCTCGATATAGGGAAGCATCTCATGCACCACGGCGGATGCGTCGCGCGGCTCGCCGGTGCCATAGATCACCGGGTCGGCAGCCGACAGAATATCGGCGGGCTGGTGATAGGCCGCGCGTCCGACCATGACACCATCAAGACCCCGGTCCAGATGTTCCCGCGCCGCGTCCAGGGAGGCAATGCCACCGTTCAGTGAGATATGCAGATCGGGAAACGCCGCCTTCATCTGATGCACCAGATCGTAATCTAGCGGCGGGATATCCCTGTTTTCCTTGGGTGACAGCCCTTGCAACCAGGCTTTGCGCGCGTGGATCGTCACGCGTCGGCAACCCGCAGCGCGAATTTTCTCCAGAAACACCGGCAGGATGTCCTGCGGTTCCTGCTCATCAACGCCGATGCGGCATTTCACGGTGACATCGACCTGCACCTTACCGCGCATGGCCGCCACGCACTCCGCCACCAGATCCGGCGTTTGCATCAGAACCGCCCCGAAGGCACCGGATTGCACCCTATCGCTGGGACAACCGCAATTGAGGTTCACCTCATCATAGCCCGCCTCTTCGCCAAGCCGCGCGGCCTCGGCCAGTTCCTGCGGCTCGGACCCGCCCAGCTGCAGCGCCACCGGGTGCTCCTCGGGATTGAAGGCCAGCAGATGCAAGGCCCCACCCCGCACCAGCGCAGGTGCGGTGACCATTTCTGTGTATAGGAGTGTCTCACGGCTCAACAGGCGATGCAGGTAACGACAGTGCCTGTCGGTCCAGTCCATCATCGGCGCCACGCTCAGGCGCGCGGCTTGTTCCAGCTTGGTATTCACAGCCTTGGCTCCATCCTCAATACGGCCTGCCTTCGGCGCAGGCCGGGGTGCCCAGTCGTACGCGATTCGACAGGGCTGGGGTGTAGCACATTTCACCGGAGGCAACAGGGAGCCACGGGAATCCCCCAGCGCCGTGAACGTCGCCCCCCTGCCCCAAACCAGATTTCGCGGCGAATAACCGCCCCGAACAAGGCAGGAATTGCCCACTGCGAGCATTGCAGACAGGCCATCCTGAAGGACCTTAGAACCGGACATTTCTCCCCTCGAAAAACATTGGATTTTTTGCCGAAAATGGTCTTGCAATCCCCCCCGAAATACATCAGAAGTGCGCCTCACGGAGAGGTGGCCGAGTGGTCGAAGGCGCACGCCTGGAAAGTGTGTAGGCGGGAAACCGTCTCCAGGGTTCGAATCCCTGTCTCTCCGCCATACCCCCCCCTTAGATGCTAAATTTTCAGAACCGGTTGTGGCTGGATTTCGTTGCCATTTCAGGCGACCATGTGGGCGTGGCCCAGCGCCGGGCGTCTACGTCTCCATGGCTAAAGGAGCGGTCACACGAACGCTCCACGCCATTGATCTTTGTCAACGTGCTGGACCTGTGGGCTGCGATAATGCCCCAGCGCCCGACAGAGCGGGCGCCCTGCGGAGGCACAGGGTGAAACACAGATCGAAACAATCGCATAAACCGGAGCCGGCGCACCCCGAGCGGCGGCAAACGGACCTGCCTTGGAAGACCCCGAAGCCCTCTCATGAAGATCCGGAGGCTCTGTCTCTGGTCCAGGCGATCATGAGGTCACCAGAGTACAGGCGCGCGGACGAGGACATCGATTACCTGCAAAGTGAAGACACCCGCGGCGTCCGGCTGCAGTTGGACTATCTCAAGGCAGAGCGGCTCCTTGAGCACCATCGGATCAAACACTCCATTGTGGTCTTCGGAAGCACCCGGATCCCGGAGCCGAAAGCCGCCCAGCGCAAGGTGGCAGAGCTCGAGGCGGTTCAGAACGGTCCTTCAGAGCACTGGCCTTCGGGCCTCGAACGCGATCTGAGGATCGCAAGGCGTCTACTGGACAAAAGCCACTATTACGAGGTTGCGCGTGAATTCGGACGCATCGTCGGGGCACAAGAGCAAACGAACGGCGACAAGCTGGCACTGGTTACGGGCGGAGGGCCGGGCCTGATGGAAGCCGCAAACCGCGGTGCGCATGATATGGACGCAACAACCGTGGGACTGAACATTACCCTGCCGCACGAGCAGTTCCCAAACCCCTATCTGACCCCCGGATTTTGTTTCCGGTTCCACTATTTCGCGATCAGAAAGCTCCATTTCCTGCTCCGGGCACGAGCCCTGGTGATCTTTCCGGGCGGCTATGGCACGCTTGATGAGTTCTTTGAGGCCCTCACCCTGATCCAGACCCGTAAGATCGCGCCGATGCCCCTTATCCTGGTCGGAGAAGACTACTGGCGCGGCGCCTTTGATCCCGAATTTTTGGTCGACGAGGGTGTCATCGCCCCCGAGGACCGGGACCTTTTCTGGTTCGCCGAAACGGCCGAGGAAATCTGGGAGGACATCCAACGCTGGTACGCCCGTGCCGGAAAATCCATCGTCGAACAGGAGGAATAGAGGATGCAAATTTCGTTTCACGGCGCCGCTGGTACTGTCACCGGGTCCTGCCATCTGGTGACGGTTGGCAACCTCAAGATCCTGGTGGATTGCGGCATGTTTCAGGGCGGCCACGAACTCAAGGAAGAGAATGTCGGCGACTTCGGCTTCGACCCTGCCTCTATCGACGTCCTGCTGCTTACCCATGCGCATCTGGATCATTGCGGACGCATTCCACT
This genomic stretch from Phaeobacter gallaeciensis harbors:
- the dusA gene encoding tRNA dihydrouridine(20/20a) synthase DusA; translated protein: MNTKLEQAARLSVAPMMDWTDRHCRYLHRLLSRETLLYTEMVTAPALVRGGALHLLAFNPEEHPVALQLGGSEPQELAEAARLGEEAGYDEVNLNCGCPSDRVQSGAFGAVLMQTPDLVAECVAAMRGKVQVDVTVKCRIGVDEQEPQDILPVFLEKIRAAGCRRVTIHARKAWLQGLSPKENRDIPPLDYDLVHQMKAAFPDLHISLNGGIASLDAAREHLDRGLDGVMVGRAAYHQPADILSAADPVIYGTGEPRDASAVVHEMLPYIERQLSDGARLHQITRHMLGLFAGKPGARAWRRILSERANRPGAGPDLVLEALSQVAERSAA
- a CDS encoding LOG family protein, with the protein product MRSPEYRRADEDIDYLQSEDTRGVRLQLDYLKAERLLEHHRIKHSIVVFGSTRIPEPKAAQRKVAELEAVQNGPSEHWPSGLERDLRIARRLLDKSHYYEVAREFGRIVGAQEQTNGDKLALVTGGGPGLMEAANRGAHDMDATTVGLNITLPHEQFPNPYLTPGFCFRFHYFAIRKLHFLLRARALVIFPGGYGTLDEFFEALTLIQTRKIAPMPLILVGEDYWRGAFDPEFLVDEGVIAPEDRDLFWFAETAEEIWEDIQRWYARAGKSIVEQEE
- the ccmI gene encoding c-type cytochrome biogenesis protein CcmI, with the protein product MVFWILIAFMALAIAGLMALVLLRSRATGEPPAAYDLRVYRQQLRDVDKDLARGVINEADAGRIRTEVSRRILAADAQLQEQTEGARQPRMATRAVAVIIVLGICGGTLAIYATLGAPGYGDLSLKSRIAMAQERADSRPSQGEAEAQVPPFPAPEVEDSYRQLVDQLRQTVAKREDDAQGQALLVQHEANLGNFIAAYQAKEKYINIMSGDVEAADFGELAELMIMAAGGYVSPEAEKALSQTLRLDPENGPARYYYGLMLGQVGRPDLSYQIWAETLRKGNADDPWVRGIQSQIEEMAVRAGVDYQPIQPKGAPTPPFAGAMPGPDAADVENAAEMSEADRAEMIRGMVARLSDRLATEGGTVQEWSRLIGALGVLGDLDQARVIYDEARQTFAGDAAALDMINDAARQAGVSE
- the ruvX gene encoding Holliday junction resolvase RuvX, with translation MILDTFEEFAAALPSYSALVGLDLGEKTIGVAVSDRIGAVATPLETIRRKKFTLDSARLLEIIKEREVGGILLGLPRNMDGSEGARCQSTRAFARNLTRLTELPIGFWDERLSTVAAEKALLEADTSRKRRSEVIDHVAASYILQGALDRMRHLGNG
- a CDS encoding DUF1289 domain-containing protein is translated as MSDKVWKRDEIQSPCIKICVVHPAERICTGCYRSIDEITQWSRMSNDERAAVMEELPGRAAGLTKRRGGRAARLERK